The segment GATCTGGCCCTGCACCACCGCCTGCCAGGGGTCCTGCAGGTTCCGCTCCACCCGGTCCAGGATCTCGGAAACGCTTTGCGCCAGGGCCAGGCCCAGGGCCAGAAGCAAAACACCCCAGGGTTTTTCCAGAAATCTCTTTCTCATGGCCACCTCCAGGCGTACCGGAGCCAAGCGTAGGGAGCTTCCCTGTACCCTCCCTCGAGGCCCAGGTCCCCAAGCCACACGCCGAGGCTACCCGCAAAGGGATAGGAAAGGATGAGGAAAAGGCTAGCCTCCCCTAAGTAAAGCCCCGCCTCGAGGCGGTTTAGCCCCCCTAAGCGCAGGGCGAGGTCCAACACCTCCATGCCCTCCCCTACCTCCCCCTTCCAGCCCAGGACCAGATAGGGCAGGCCGGAAAAACCCGCCCCCAGGGTATAGGTGGCCTCCTCCCTCAGGGCGTAGCTCACCTCGGCCCGGGAAACCTCCCCCTTTTCCAAGAGAAGCCCCACCACCTCCTTGGGCACCAGGCGGTAGCGCAGGAAAAGCCGACCGAACACCCCCTCCTCGGGAAAAAGAGGGAAAATCCCTTGGGAGCGGTAGCCGAGCCGCGCGGAAAGGGCCAAGGGGCCAGCCCCCCCCTCGGCGAAGGCCATCCCCCCAGGCCCCCCCACCCCCGCCTCGGCTTGCAGGCCATAGGCCAGGTACCCCAAGGGCCCAAGGGCCAGGCTGGAGGAAAACCCCAAGGCCCCCCGGCTTTCCCGCCCCACCTGGAGCCTCAGGTAGGCTTCCCCCGGCTCCAGGGTGAGGCCCGCCTCGAGGGTAGAGGCCCAGCTTCCCGAAACTCCATAAACCCCGGCCTCGAGGCGCCCCTGGGCTAGGGCCAGGCCCAAAGCCAGCAACCCCGACCACCAGATCCTTTTCATGCCACCACCTGCCTTTGGAAACGCACGGAGGCCAGGAGGAGGACCAAGGCGGAAAAGAGGAGAAGGGCTGCCAGGTGGGGCCAAAGCACCGCAAACCCCACCCCCTTGAGCATTACCCCACGGAGGACCTCTATGAGATACCGGGCGGGCACCAGATAGGAAAGGAGCTGGAAGAAGCGGGGCATGCCGTCGATGGGGAAAACGAAGCCGGAAAGGAAGATGGTGGGAAAGGCGTAGGCATAGGTGCCGAAGACCGCCTGCACCTGGGTCCGGGCCAGGGTGGAGATGAGAACCCCCGCGGCCAAGGATCCCAGCACGAAGAGGAACATGGCCAAGAGGAGGAGGGCCAGGCTTCCCCGCACCGGGACCCCAAACACGAAATGCCCCAGGCCCAGCACCAGTAGGGCCACCCCGAAGGCGATGAACAGGTAGGGCAACACCTTGCCCAGCACCATCTCATGGGGGCGCAAAGGGGAGGCCAAGAGGCTTTCCATCATGCGGCTTTCCACCTCCCTCACGATGGACAAAGCGGTGAGGAGGACGGTGAACATGGTGAGCACCAGGCCGATGATGCCGGGGATCATGAACCAGGCCGTCCTGTTCTCGGGGTTGTAGAGGGTGTGCAGGTTGGGGCTCAAGGGGGGCAAAACCGCCTCCCCCGCCATGGCCCGGCCCACCAGGATGCGGGCGTTCACCTCCTGGATGGCCCTCCGCAAGGCCGCCTGAGCCTGGAAGGCAAAGTTGGGGTCGGAGCCATCCACGTAGACCTCCAGGCTCACGCTCTCCCCCCGCCGCACCTTGTCCAGGGCCCCAGGAGGCACCACCAGCCCCACCCGGGCCCGGCCCCGGTCCACCGCCTGCACCACCGCCTCGGGGCTTGCCGCCCGGTGGACCAGATGGAAACGGTCCTCCTTGGTGAGCTCCGCCAAAAGCGCCTGGCTGATGCGGTCCTCTGAAGCATCGTAAACCGCCAGGGGGATGCGGCTAAGGGTGAAGTTGATGGCGTAGCCGAAGAGGAGGAGCATCAGGGTGGGCAGCAAGACGATGAGCCGTGGCAGGACATGGTCCCTCCGGATCTGCAAGAACTCCTTCTCCGCCAGGGCCAGGATGCGGCTCATGGGGCCTCCTTGGTAAGAAGGGTGAAGACGTCCTCGAGGCTGGGCTCCACCTCCTCCAATCCTGCTAAGGGAGCCTCCTTGCGGGCGATGAGCCGCACCCCGGCTCCGCTCTGCCAAGCCTCGAGGACCCCAGGCATCCCCCGGGCCTCCCTAAGGGAAAGCCCCGGAGCATAGAGAAAGCGGGCCCTCGCCTTGGCTAGGGCCTTCAGCTTTTGGGGCGTGCCCGCGGCCAGCACCCGGCCGCCGAAGAGCAGGGCCAGGCGGTGGCAACGCTCCGCCTCGTCCATGGAGTGGGTGGTGACCAAGACCGCCGCCCCCCTCTCCGCCTCCTGATGAATGAGCTCCCACATGCTCCTCCGGGAAAGGGGGTCCAAGCCGGTGGTGGGCTCATCCAGGAAAAGCACCTCGGGGCGGTGCACCACCGCCTGGGCCAGGGCCAGGCGCTGCCGCCACCCCCCGGAAAGATGCCCGGCCAGGGCCTTGGCATAGGGCAAAAGGCCAAAGCGCTCCAGGACCTCCTGGGCCAGGGGGCGGGCCTCCTTGGGCCGGTACAGGCGGGCGCGGAAGAGGAGGTTCTCCTCCACCGTGAGGTCGCGGTAAATGCTTTGCTCCTGGGTGGCGTAGCCGATCCTGGCCTTCACCCGGTGGGGTTCCCTTCCCACCTCAAGCCCCGCCACCCAGGCCCTTCCCCCATCGGGCTGGAGAACCCCGGTGAGGATCCGCACCAGGGTGGTCTTCCCCGCCCCGTTGGGCCCCAGGAGGCCGAAGACCTCTCCAGGGCGCACCTCGAGGCTCACCCGGTCCAAGGCCCTCACGTTACCAAAGCTTCGCGTGATCTCCTCAGCCTGCACCATATCTACCCTCCAGGTACCCCCGCAGGTAGGCCTCCTGGTCCAGGGGGAGGTGCACCCCCAAAGCCTCCCCCAGAAGGAACCGGGCCAGCAAAGGCCCCACAAAGGCCAGGGCCATCTCCTCGGGAGGCTCATCGGTCCGGAGGAAGCCCCGGCGCTGCTGGGTTCGGAAAAAGCCCACCACCCTTTCCAAGACACCCAGGATGCCCTCCGGAGGCCGTGCGCCCCTTAGCCCCGGGTGGCGTAGAAGCTCGGCAAGCAGCTTGGGCAAAAGGGCCTGGTGGGCCTTTAGGAGGTCCAGGTAGGCCTCTAAAAGCTGCCTTAAGCCCTCCTCCAAAGGAGCCTCCTCTGCGGGGAGGCGTTCCAGAAACCCCGCCGGGATAAAGCGGGAAAGGGCTGCCCGCAAAAGGGCCTCCTTGCTACCGAAACGCCGGAAGAGGGTTACCTCATTCACCCCGGCCCGCCGGGCGATCTCCTTGGTGGTGGCCCCCCGGTACCCCCGCTCAGCCAAAAGCTCCAGGGCCGCCCAAAGCAACCCGCGATCGGGATCCTTGTCCAAGCCCTGATCCTCCGGCCCGGCAAGTAAGTGCATACTTACAGGGCAAGCCTATCCCCTTTCTCCCCATGGGTCAAGGGTGGGTGTGGCAT is part of the Thermus caldilimi genome and harbors:
- a CDS encoding ABC transporter permease, with the protein product MSRILALAEKEFLQIRRDHVLPRLIVLLPTLMLLLFGYAINFTLSRIPLAVYDASEDRISQALLAELTKEDRFHLVHRAASPEAVVQAVDRGRARVGLVVPPGALDKVRRGESVSLEVYVDGSDPNFAFQAQAALRRAIQEVNARILVGRAMAGEAVLPPLSPNLHTLYNPENRTAWFMIPGIIGLVLTMFTVLLTALSIVREVESRMMESLLASPLRPHEMVLGKVLPYLFIAFGVALLVLGLGHFVFGVPVRGSLALLLLAMFLFVLGSLAAGVLISTLARTQVQAVFGTYAYAFPTIFLSGFVFPIDGMPRFFQLLSYLVPARYLIEVLRGVMLKGVGFAVLWPHLAALLLFSALVLLLASVRFQRQVVA
- a CDS encoding ABC transporter ATP-binding protein; amino-acid sequence: MVQAEEITRSFGNVRALDRVSLEVRPGEVFGLLGPNGAGKTTLVRILTGVLQPDGGRAWVAGLEVGREPHRVKARIGYATQEQSIYRDLTVEENLLFRARLYRPKEARPLAQEVLERFGLLPYAKALAGHLSGGWRQRLALAQAVVHRPEVLFLDEPTTGLDPLSRRSMWELIHQEAERGAAVLVTTHSMDEAERCHRLALLFGGRVLAAGTPQKLKALAKARARFLYAPGLSLREARGMPGVLEAWQSGAGVRLIARKEAPLAGLEEVEPSLEDVFTLLTKEAP
- a CDS encoding TetR/AcrR family transcriptional regulator, whose translation is MHLLAGPEDQGLDKDPDRGLLWAALELLAERGYRGATTKEIARRAGVNEVTLFRRFGSKEALLRAALSRFIPAGFLERLPAEEAPLEEGLRQLLEAYLDLLKAHQALLPKLLAELLRHPGLRGARPPEGILGVLERVVGFFRTQQRRGFLRTDEPPEEMALAFVGPLLARFLLGEALGVHLPLDQEAYLRGYLEGRYGAG